One genomic segment of Pedobacter endophyticus includes these proteins:
- a CDS encoding EamA family transporter: protein MASSKRKYFVAGVIPYIIWGTMSVPLRNIKGFPPQEILYYRIFVSIIIVWAIVLLFRRSALLADLKFFKALSLSKKLRLFVLTILSAFLITGNWFTYIYAVNGVSLKAAAFAYMVCPLLTALCGFIILREQLTKAKIAALLIAFISIALLATGSLHEVLWAILIASFYAFYVIVLKVVKDIDKFNFLGVQLILSGLMMLPMYLTSSNPFPADTFFWSHIFLIAIVFTIIPLFLNAYALLGMPSSALGILIYLNPIVAFAVAFFYFKEHIDVHQLFAYLLLALSIVIFNAQLLKTVLYKKR from the coding sequence TTGGCAAGTAGTAAGCGCAAATATTTTGTAGCTGGGGTTATCCCCTACATCATTTGGGGAACAATGTCTGTTCCCCTTCGCAATATAAAAGGGTTTCCTCCACAAGAAATTCTTTACTATAGAATATTCGTCTCAATTATCATTGTTTGGGCAATTGTACTGCTTTTCAGGAGGAGCGCACTTTTGGCCGATCTAAAATTTTTTAAAGCCTTATCGCTTTCAAAGAAATTGAGGTTGTTCGTACTCACCATCCTTTCGGCTTTCCTTATAACCGGAAACTGGTTCACGTACATCTACGCGGTTAATGGCGTAAGTTTAAAAGCGGCCGCTTTTGCTTATATGGTTTGCCCGCTGCTTACTGCATTATGTGGCTTTATCATCTTGAGAGAACAATTAACCAAGGCAAAAATCGCAGCACTTTTAATTGCATTCATCAGCATTGCATTACTCGCCACGGGCTCTTTACATGAAGTGCTTTGGGCCATATTAATTGCCTCGTTCTATGCCTTTTACGTAATCGTTTTAAAGGTGGTTAAGGATATCGATAAGTTTAACTTCCTTGGCGTTCAGCTTATTTTGTCGGGTTTAATGATGCTGCCAATGTATCTCACCAGCTCAAACCCGTTTCCGGCCGACACATTTTTTTGGTCGCATATTTTTCTGATCGCAATTGTTTTTACCATCATTCCGTTGTTTTTAAATGCTTATGCCTTGTTAGGGATGCCCTCATCCGCATTAGGAATTTTAATTTATCTAAATCCAATTGTAGCCTTTGCAGTTGCGTTCTTCTATTTTAAAGAGCACATAGACGTCCATCAACTTTTTGCCTATTTGCTTTTGGCCTTGTCTATTGTTATTTTTAATGCACAATTGTTAAAAACTGTACTTTATAAGAAACGATAA
- a CDS encoding RidA family protein: protein MKKIITTTNAPAPIGPYSQAVQAGNFLFVSGQVAINPESGELSIGNIEEETHQVMRNLKAVLLEAGLTFDNVVKSTIFLSDMGTFAQVNEIYGQYFTADFPARETVQVSVLPKNVNVEISVIAVIG, encoded by the coding sequence ATGAAAAAAATAATCACAACAACCAATGCACCAGCGCCAATTGGTCCATACAGTCAGGCTGTACAAGCGGGAAATTTTTTATTCGTGTCGGGCCAGGTAGCCATTAATCCTGAAAGCGGAGAGCTGAGCATTGGCAACATTGAAGAAGAAACCCACCAGGTGATGCGTAACCTTAAGGCTGTTTTGTTAGAAGCTGGCTTAACATTCGATAATGTAGTAAAATCGACCATCTTCCTAAGCGATATGGGCACCTTCGCCCAGGTAAACGAAATTTACGGCCAATATTTTACGGCCGATTTTCCTGCCCGGGAAACCGTTCAGGTTTCGGTGCTGCCTAAAAATGTCAATGTCGAAATTTCTGTAATTGCGGTTATTGGATAA
- a CDS encoding DUF6728 family protein — translation MYFFRKKDPNRPSNINIKIMHFINALAITIFLAGIIYKLIQWLAK, via the coding sequence ATGTATTTCTTCAGAAAAAAGGATCCTAATCGACCAAGTAATATCAATATAAAGATTATGCACTTTATAAATGCTTTAGCGATTACCATTTTTCTCGCTGGCATCATTTACAAGCTTATTCAATGGCTCGCCAAATAA
- a CDS encoding OmpA family protein: MNYSTLKKSVALSLVALTGVATLAVAQDAPATTSSAKVFGGRGQYRTWSIGVHGGVLMPVVAIGGSNDFNKWDANLGYGLNIRKQLGHSFGLELNGTRGKLSGTNEGITSGVREFETELQYAVDLRGVVNVGSIDFLRRENSVGFFVTAGGGYMAYAPKVTMSNGTVIDWKGSATGPFDDKHEAKDYVKGFYIPVGAGVKFKVSERVNFNLGYTMNFVDADNLDGVYAKGTTKDKFSYGYAGLEFSLGSSAKPSLEWTNPLATMYDELKDPSLRQEVEALKNRVSAVEKSVEDLKKDADGDGVSDQFDKCPGTPAGTAVDGSGCPLPVATTTTTSTEGVTGFEKIGFDFNSSVLKTESYPTLDKLSSVLRENGGKVTVNGYASSEGTAAYNMKLSKDRANSVKTYLVNSGVNSSQVATKGNGEANPIASNDTEEGRIQNRRVETARN, translated from the coding sequence ATGAATTATTCTACTTTAAAGAAAAGTGTTGCGCTTTCTTTAGTGGCATTAACAGGAGTTGCTACTCTTGCTGTCGCTCAAGATGCTCCTGCAACTACTTCTTCTGCCAAGGTATTTGGTGGAAGAGGACAGTACAGAACTTGGTCTATCGGTGTACACGGTGGTGTTTTAATGCCAGTTGTTGCTATCGGTGGTTCTAACGACTTCAACAAATGGGATGCTAACTTAGGTTACGGCTTAAACATCCGTAAACAACTAGGTCACTCATTCGGTTTAGAATTAAACGGAACTCGTGGTAAACTTTCAGGTACTAACGAAGGTATTACTTCAGGTGTTAGAGAATTTGAAACTGAATTACAATATGCTGTAGATTTACGTGGTGTTGTAAACGTAGGTTCTATCGATTTCTTACGTCGCGAGAATTCAGTAGGTTTCTTCGTAACTGCCGGTGGTGGTTATATGGCTTATGCTCCAAAAGTAACTATGTCTAACGGTACTGTTATAGACTGGAAAGGTAGTGCTACAGGTCCATTTGATGACAAACACGAAGCTAAAGATTACGTAAAAGGTTTCTACATTCCAGTAGGTGCTGGTGTTAAATTCAAAGTTTCTGAGCGTGTTAACTTTAACTTAGGTTACACTATGAACTTTGTTGATGCTGATAACTTAGACGGAGTTTATGCTAAAGGTACTACTAAAGATAAATTCTCTTACGGTTATGCTGGCTTAGAATTCTCTTTAGGTTCTTCTGCTAAACCAAGCTTAGAGTGGACTAACCCATTAGCTACTATGTACGATGAGTTAAAAGATCCATCTTTACGTCAAGAAGTTGAAGCATTGAAAAACCGTGTATCTGCTGTTGAAAAATCTGTTGAAGATTTGAAAAAAGATGCTGACGGTGACGGTGTTTCTGATCAATTCGATAAATGCCCAGGTACTCCAGCTGGTACTGCTGTTGATGGTTCAGGTTGTCCACTTCCTGTAGCTACAACTACAACTACTTCAACTGAAGGTGTTACTGGTTTCGAAAAAATTGGTTTCGATTTCAACTCATCAGTATTAAAAACTGAATCTTACCCTACTTTAGATAAATTATCTTCAGTGTTACGTGAAAACGGTGGTAAAGTAACTGTAAACGGTTACGCTTCAAGCGAAGGTACTGCTGCATATAACATGAAATTATCTAAAGATAGAGCTAACTCTGTTAAAACTTACTTAGTAAACTCTGGCGTTAATTCTAGCCAAGTTGCTACTAAAGGTAATGGCGAAGCTAATCCAATTGCTTCAAACGATACTGAAGAAGGTCGTATCCAAAACCGTCGTGTTGAAACTGCTAGAAACTAG
- a CDS encoding aminopeptidase P family protein, which translates to MKYPTIDQSLFVLNRKNFAKQLKNNSLAIFNANDEFPRSGDQNFVFKQNPDLFYLSGIDQEQTILLLYPDCPNPLYREVLFLRQTNDYIKVWEGYKYTKEQAKAASGIESIYWLDDFDNILHSIVHYADQIYLNTNENDRYAHTVPYNDIRFIEKMRSKYPLHHYERAAPLMRGLRAIKSDVEIELTKKACAITRDAFVRVLKFTKPGVKEYEIEAEIIHEFIRQGGTGHAYTPIIASGHNANILHYNDNNQECKDGDVILFDFGAEYANYNADMSRSIPVNGRFTARQKDVYNAVHHVMKESIKLIGVGTVWNTYHEQVGELMTEQLIKLGLISNDDVKNQNPAWPAYKKYFMHGNSHHLGIDVHDFAGRYTPFAAGNILTVEPGIYIPEEGLGIRLENNVLITEHGNIDLMGDIPLAAEEIEDIMNG; encoded by the coding sequence ATGAAATATCCAACCATTGATCAGTCGTTATTTGTTTTAAACAGAAAAAACTTCGCTAAACAACTAAAAAACAATTCTTTAGCTATATTTAATGCTAATGATGAGTTTCCAAGAAGCGGTGATCAGAACTTTGTGTTTAAGCAAAATCCTGATTTATTTTATTTATCAGGAATCGATCAGGAACAAACCATACTCCTCCTGTACCCAGATTGTCCTAATCCATTGTACAGAGAAGTCCTCTTTTTAAGACAGACGAATGATTACATCAAAGTTTGGGAAGGTTATAAGTATACCAAAGAACAGGCTAAGGCCGCCTCTGGCATCGAAAGCATCTATTGGTTAGACGATTTTGATAATATTTTGCACAGCATTGTTCACTATGCAGATCAGATATACCTCAATACTAACGAAAATGATCGATACGCACATACTGTTCCCTACAACGATATCAGATTTATCGAAAAAATGCGATCGAAGTATCCATTGCATCACTATGAACGGGCTGCGCCACTTATGAGGGGCTTAAGAGCAATCAAATCGGACGTGGAGATTGAACTGACTAAAAAGGCATGCGCCATCACCCGCGATGCGTTTGTAAGAGTATTAAAGTTTACCAAACCGGGCGTTAAAGAATACGAAATTGAGGCCGAAATCATTCATGAGTTTATCCGTCAGGGAGGAACAGGGCATGCTTACACGCCAATTATCGCATCAGGGCACAACGCAAATATTTTGCATTACAACGATAACAACCAGGAATGTAAGGATGGCGACGTGATTCTTTTTGACTTCGGGGCGGAATATGCCAATTACAACGCAGATATGAGCCGTTCTATTCCCGTTAACGGAAGGTTTACCGCAAGGCAAAAGGATGTTTACAACGCTGTTCACCATGTGATGAAAGAATCGATAAAATTGATCGGGGTTGGAACGGTATGGAATACTTACCACGAGCAAGTTGGCGAATTGATGACGGAACAGTTAATTAAATTGGGATTAATCTCTAATGACGACGTTAAAAATCAAAACCCAGCCTGGCCAGCTTACAAAAAATATTTTATGCATGGCAACTCGCACCACTTAGGTATTGATGTGCACGATTTTGCGGGCCGATATACGCCATTCGCTGCCGGAAACATTCTTACTGTAGAACCGGGAATCTATATTCCTGAAGAGGGACTTGGAATCCGTCTCGAAAATAATGTCTTAATTACAGAGCATGGAAACATCGATTTAATGGGCGATATTCCATTAGCTGCTGAAGAAATTGAGGATATTATGAATGGGTAG
- the meaB gene encoding methylmalonyl Co-A mutase-associated GTPase MeaB, whose product MNTHLSTLKELKAGNYKALARTLTLVENDIAPADSILKGLDGKASTPVIGITGPPGAGKSTLVNAIINHFMADGKKISVLAIDPTSPFNFGSLLGDRIRMASQFNNPNVFIRSLATRGALGGISAKTIEMVDVLKSANFDLILVETVGVGQSEVEIAGLADKTIVVLVPESGDEIQNIKSGLMEIADCFVVNKADRAGADTLANNLTKLVHQGRKDIAIIKTIADKHIGVEQLCDWMMKPAKNMNERKEFLFAEKAWKIIQHQKMQSIDKKRLREEIQAALKEDNFNIYRFAEGFGG is encoded by the coding sequence ATGAATACCCATTTGTCCACCTTAAAAGAATTGAAAGCCGGTAATTATAAGGCATTAGCAAGAACCTTGACACTTGTTGAGAACGATATTGCTCCTGCCGATTCGATATTGAAAGGATTGGATGGCAAGGCAAGCACGCCAGTAATCGGGATAACAGGGCCTCCGGGGGCTGGCAAAAGCACGCTGGTTAATGCCATCATCAATCATTTTATGGCCGATGGAAAGAAAATCTCCGTGTTAGCTATCGACCCGACCTCGCCATTCAATTTTGGTTCTTTGCTGGGCGACCGGATCAGGATGGCCAGTCAGTTTAACAACCCAAACGTTTTTATTCGCTCGCTGGCAACCCGTGGCGCATTGGGTGGCATATCGGCTAAAACCATTGAAATGGTTGACGTTTTAAAATCGGCCAATTTTGATCTGATCTTGGTTGAAACCGTTGGCGTCGGGCAATCGGAGGTTGAAATTGCTGGGCTTGCAGATAAAACAATTGTGGTTCTGGTTCCAGAGTCGGGCGACGAAATTCAGAATATAAAATCCGGCTTGATGGAAATAGCAGATTGCTTTGTGGTTAACAAAGCAGACAGGGCTGGCGCAGATACTTTAGCTAACAACCTGACTAAGCTGGTTCATCAGGGTAGAAAGGACATCGCGATCATCAAAACAATTGCAGATAAACACATCGGCGTTGAGCAACTCTGTGATTGGATGATGAAGCCAGCGAAAAATATGAATGAGCGAAAGGAATTTCTATTTGCAGAGAAAGCATGGAAAATTATTCAGCACCAAAAAATGCAGTCGATCGATAAAAAAAGGCTGCGAGAAGAAATTCAAGCAGCCTTAAAGGAAGATAATTTTAATATATATCGCTTTGCCGAGGGGTTTGGTGGCTAG
- a CDS encoding ABC transporter ATP-binding protein codes for MKIYFRLLSFAKPIEKFAIPYVIATLLSILFGTLNLALLSPLFETLMSDKDGQKTESLTDKAISSFNILGQFRKFVNESIMLNGEAKTLGYVCVVIVISVLLSNLFRYFSQRFMEDLRVHTLLNLRKTVFNNVMNMHVGFFNNERKGDIISKVASDVQVVQFTVTNTLQVVFKEPVTLIVYIVLLFNISAKLTFFSLLVIPVSAFIISKIVKRLKQQAKEAHESFAKMIGFLDEALSGVKIIKAFNSTERIKNKFDQENIFYSNLTRKMTRRQQLGSPVSEFLGVLMVATIVWYGGTLIINNESNALSPADFIAYIAIFSQVMRPAKSLTDSFSGIHSGIAAGERVLELIDTKPAMVNKPDAAVFGDFKNALSLENVSFSYGEKEILKNINLNVEKGKTIALVGPSGGGKSTLMDLIPRFHDPKSGTIKIDGNDYKDLTVESIRLQMGTVNQDSFLFNDTIFNNIAFARPDATLQEVVAAAKIANAHEFIENTEDGYQSFVGDRGNRLSGGQRQRICIARAVLANPPIMLLDEATSALDTESEKLVQEALNNLMKNRTSIVIAHRLSTIQHADKIVVIDKGQIAEIGNHSELMSRNGLYKRLIDMQAFND; via the coding sequence ATGAAAATTTACTTTCGTTTATTATCTTTCGCCAAGCCCATTGAAAAGTTTGCTATACCTTATGTTATTGCTACCTTACTTTCTATCCTGTTTGGAACACTAAATCTAGCTTTATTATCGCCATTATTTGAAACATTAATGAGCGATAAAGATGGGCAAAAAACAGAAAGCCTTACAGACAAAGCGATATCATCTTTTAACATCCTTGGTCAGTTCAGGAAATTTGTAAACGAATCGATAATGCTCAATGGCGAAGCCAAAACACTGGGTTATGTTTGCGTTGTTATCGTTATATCTGTGCTTTTATCAAACCTGTTCAGGTATTTTTCGCAAAGGTTTATGGAAGATTTAAGGGTTCATACATTGTTAAACCTGCGCAAAACTGTTTTTAACAATGTAATGAACATGCATGTCGGCTTCTTTAACAATGAGCGCAAGGGCGATATCATTTCAAAAGTTGCGTCTGATGTACAAGTTGTACAGTTTACGGTTACAAACACCCTTCAGGTGGTTTTTAAGGAGCCCGTAACCCTGATCGTTTACATTGTTCTGCTGTTTAACATTTCGGCTAAGCTTACGTTCTTTTCTTTGCTGGTTATTCCCGTGTCAGCCTTTATTATAAGCAAGATTGTGAAGAGATTAAAGCAACAGGCCAAAGAAGCGCATGAATCCTTTGCGAAGATGATCGGCTTTTTAGATGAGGCACTTAGCGGCGTAAAAATTATTAAAGCTTTCAATTCAACTGAAAGAATCAAAAATAAATTTGATCAGGAAAATATTTTCTACTCCAATTTAACGCGAAAAATGACCCGACGCCAGCAGCTGGGATCGCCTGTTTCTGAGTTTTTGGGGGTATTGATGGTTGCTACAATTGTTTGGTATGGTGGTACGTTAATTATAAATAATGAAAGCAATGCGCTTTCCCCGGCCGATTTTATTGCCTATATCGCCATTTTTTCGCAAGTAATGCGCCCTGCAAAGTCGCTTACCGATTCATTTAGTGGTATACATTCGGGGATAGCTGCCGGCGAGCGTGTGCTGGAGTTGATTGATACCAAACCGGCGATGGTAAACAAACCTGATGCCGCAGTTTTTGGCGATTTTAAGAATGCGTTAAGCTTAGAAAATGTATCGTTTAGTTATGGTGAGAAAGAAATTCTTAAAAACATCAACCTAAATGTAGAGAAAGGGAAAACTATTGCGCTTGTTGGCCCATCGGGCGGAGGAAAAAGTACTTTAATGGATTTAATTCCACGGTTTCACGATCCAAAATCCGGAACAATTAAAATTGATGGCAACGATTATAAAGATTTAACGGTAGAAAGTATCAGGCTGCAAATGGGTACGGTTAATCAAGATTCCTTCTTATTTAATGACACCATTTTTAACAACATTGCTTTTGCACGGCCCGATGCTACGTTGCAAGAGGTTGTAGCCGCTGCCAAAATTGCCAATGCGCACGAATTTATTGAGAATACCGAAGATGGTTACCAATCTTTTGTCGGCGATCGCGGTAACAGACTTTCGGGCGGTCAGCGGCAACGGATCTGCATTGCCAGAGCGGTGCTGGCTAACCCGCCGATTATGCTTTTGGATGAAGCTACGTCTGCGTTGGATACAGAATCTGAGAAACTGGTACAGGAAGCACTGAACAATTTGATGAAAAATAGAACATCAATTGTTATTGCGCATCGCCTAAGTACCATACAGCATGCGGATAAAATTGTAGTTATAGATAAGGGACAGATTGCCGAAATTGGAAATCATAGTGAATTGATGTCGAGAAATGGGCTTTACAAACGTTTAATTGATATGCAAGCTTTTAATGATTAG
- the glf gene encoding UDP-galactopyranose mutase: MTDTGNKKYDYLVVGSGLFGATFTHEMMKAGKRCLVIDKRDHQGGNIHCKNIEGINVHWYGAHIFHTNDKMLWDYVNQFAEFNRYTNSPIANFKGELYNLPFNMNTFYKLWGTKTPEEARAEIARQIEHLEISEPKNLEEQAQKLVGTDIYEKLIKHYTEKQWGKKATELPAFIIKRLPVRFTYDNNYFNDKYQGIPIGGYNKIIEGLLQNCEVKLNVDFFDDIDHWKSMADKIVFTGKIDAYFNFQYGELEYRSLTYELEVHDTENYQGNAVMNFTDGETPYTRVYEHKHFEFGTQPKTVITKEYPVQETRNAEPYYPVNDEKNMAMLKKYQDLAEQEPNVIFGGRLAEYRYYDMHQVIASALAKSRNELKLSKT; the protein is encoded by the coding sequence ATGACAGATACCGGAAATAAAAAATATGATTATTTAGTTGTTGGGTCGGGACTTTTCGGCGCCACTTTTACCCACGAAATGATGAAGGCTGGAAAGCGCTGCCTGGTTATTGATAAACGCGATCATCAGGGCGGAAACATCCATTGCAAGAACATAGAAGGTATTAATGTGCATTGGTATGGCGCTCACATCTTCCACACAAACGATAAAATGCTTTGGGATTATGTAAACCAGTTTGCGGAATTTAACCGATACACCAACTCGCCTATCGCTAATTTTAAGGGAGAATTATACAACCTTCCTTTCAACATGAACACCTTTTATAAGCTCTGGGGCACAAAAACTCCAGAGGAAGCCAGGGCGGAAATTGCACGACAAATTGAACATTTAGAAATTTCGGAACCTAAAAATCTGGAGGAACAGGCACAAAAACTGGTCGGAACAGATATTTATGAAAAACTGATCAAGCACTACACCGAAAAGCAATGGGGCAAAAAAGCGACGGAGCTCCCGGCTTTTATTATTAAAAGGTTGCCAGTGCGGTTTACGTACGACAACAATTACTTTAACGACAAATATCAGGGAATCCCGATTGGGGGCTACAATAAGATAATAGAGGGCTTACTGCAAAATTGCGAGGTTAAATTGAATGTCGATTTTTTTGATGATATCGATCATTGGAAAAGCATGGCTGACAAAATCGTTTTTACAGGCAAAATTGATGCTTATTTCAATTTTCAATACGGCGAACTCGAATACCGTAGCCTAACATACGAACTTGAGGTGCACGACACAGAAAATTATCAGGGTAATGCAGTGATGAACTTTACCGATGGGGAAACGCCTTACACACGGGTTTACGAGCATAAGCATTTTGAGTTTGGCACGCAACCGAAAACGGTAATCACTAAAGAATACCCGGTGCAGGAAACGCGCAACGCTGAGCCTTATTATCCTGTTAACGACGAAAAAAATATGGCCATGCTAAAAAAATACCAGGATTTGGCTGAGCAGGAACCCAACGTAATTTTTGGCGGGCGGCTAGCTGAATACAGGTATTATGATATGCACCAGGTAATTGCATCGGCATTAGCCAAATCGAGAAATGAATTGAAATTAAGTAAAACCTAA